In bacterium, the following are encoded in one genomic region:
- a CDS encoding dihydroorotate dehydrogenase electron transfer subunit — MELLSTKVISNEFLGDGFFLLEVENLWGESISPGQFFQLRVSKGLSPFLSRPFSVFFADAKSLLFLIKVVGIGTELLSEKRKGEPLSLLGPLGKGFPELPNPTLVAGGSGLGPLYFYAKKVGNFKRFLWGLKSKPPQGLANLLRELNIFLITEDGSEGQKGLVTDFINEQEDRIIYACGPVPMLRNLKNFKTSDVWVSVETVMACGIGLCFGCSVKKPYGSGYFRACKDGPVFNLKDIEI; from the coding sequence ATGGAATTGCTAAGTACAAAGGTAATTTCTAACGAGTTTTTGGGCGATGGTTTTTTCCTGCTTGAGGTTGAGAACTTATGGGGGGAATCCATTTCTCCTGGACAATTTTTTCAACTAAGAGTGAGCAAAGGCCTTAGCCCTTTTCTTTCACGGCCCTTCAGTGTTTTTTTTGCAGATGCTAAAAGTCTTTTGTTTTTGATAAAGGTAGTAGGAATCGGAACCGAACTTCTCTCCGAAAAGAGAAAGGGAGAACCTTTAAGCTTATTAGGTCCTCTTGGAAAGGGATTTCCTGAACTACCTAATCCGACTCTTGTTGCAGGCGGTTCGGGCCTTGGTCCTCTCTATTTTTATGCCAAAAAAGTAGGGAATTTCAAAAGGTTTTTGTGGGGATTGAAAAGTAAGCCTCCTCAGGGCTTGGCTAATCTATTGAGGGAATTAAATATTTTTTTAATCACTGAGGATGGTTCTGAAGGTCAGAAAGGGTTAGTTACGGATTTTATCAATGAACAGGAGGATAGAATTATATATGCTTGTGGTCCTGTTCCCATGCTTAGAAATTTGAAGAACTTTAAAACTTCTGATGTGTGGGTTTCCGTTGAAACTGTTATGGCTTGTGGAATTGGACTTTGCTTTGGTTGTTCAGTTAAAAAGCCTTATGGCTCGGGATACTTTCGAGCCTGTAAGGATGGGCCGGTTTTTAATTTAAAGGATATTGAAATTTAG
- the glmS gene encoding glutamine--fructose-6-phosphate transaminase (isomerizing), giving the protein MCGFFSIIYKNDQKELGSILTKAGFRLAYRGYDTVGIGFIKDNGTFEIRKAPGKIHRVYKDLNFEEIEGKRGTIQLRWATYGAPSYENAQPHFDCKKSLIGAHNGNIVNSPFLRENLIQKGHHFNGENDGETLVHVIEDYYNSSGDLKDSIFRSYEILKGDYAFSITAVNENKFYAVKKGSSLFLGIGENFIAVSSDLVALLDLTKNIVTLYDGEMVEFTESEYTIYNLNTREKIHREPVYTEMDIKDAEKGSFPHFMIKEINEIPEKARNIINFLPEFKKLDQIVDDILTSKKKFITGSGTSLHAGILGSFYLSRIAKEMFIPVAASEFSERYGNVIEDGDLLFVVTQSGETKDVKNAMDSFGNRGRTIGLINVLGSSIALRCDHVIPVLSDLEISVPATKTFVNQVIALLYLSIEIAKKKGLSYPEINFEELPKKLSETIKIAETHKNEVIKALIPWRDFYVLGFGLTYPIALEGALKIKEVVYIHAEGMYSAEFKHGPLSIVEEEYPVIFVATLKDKHMILSHINEVKCRGGKIITIAPDDAELRKESHIFVPIPDGNEYLTPILSVIPLQIIAYHMSIHKGIDPDFPKNISKTLTVD; this is encoded by the coding sequence ATGTGCGGTTTTTTCAGTATAATCTATAAAAATGATCAGAAAGAGTTGGGAAGCATCCTTACAAAAGCAGGATTCAGGCTCGCATACAGAGGATACGATACTGTAGGAATTGGCTTTATTAAGGATAACGGAACATTTGAGATAAGAAAGGCACCTGGAAAGATTCACAGGGTTTACAAAGACCTGAACTTCGAGGAAATAGAAGGTAAAAGGGGAACCATACAATTAAGATGGGCAACCTACGGAGCACCCTCCTATGAAAATGCACAGCCACACTTCGACTGCAAAAAAAGTTTAATCGGTGCCCACAATGGTAACATCGTTAACTCGCCATTCTTAAGAGAAAATTTGATCCAAAAAGGACACCATTTTAATGGCGAAAATGACGGCGAAACCCTCGTCCACGTGATAGAAGATTATTATAACTCATCAGGAGACCTTAAAGACTCTATATTCCGGTCGTACGAAATTCTGAAGGGTGACTATGCATTTTCCATAACCGCAGTGAATGAAAACAAATTTTACGCCGTTAAAAAGGGGTCTTCTTTATTCTTAGGAATAGGTGAAAACTTCATTGCTGTATCCAGCGATCTTGTTGCCCTCCTCGACCTTACCAAAAATATTGTCACCCTCTACGACGGAGAAATGGTTGAATTTACAGAGAGTGAATATACCATATATAATTTGAACACCCGCGAAAAAATCCATAGAGAGCCAGTTTACACGGAAATGGATATCAAAGATGCTGAAAAGGGAAGCTTTCCACACTTCATGATCAAGGAGATAAATGAAATACCAGAAAAAGCAAGGAATATTATTAATTTTCTCCCGGAATTCAAGAAACTTGACCAGATAGTGGATGATATTCTCACATCAAAGAAAAAATTTATAACAGGTAGTGGTACTTCTCTACACGCAGGCATTCTCGGAAGCTTTTATTTATCCCGAATAGCTAAAGAAATGTTTATACCGGTAGCTGCTTCAGAATTTTCAGAGAGATACGGGAATGTTATTGAAGATGGGGACCTTCTGTTTGTAGTTACTCAGAGTGGTGAGACGAAAGATGTAAAGAATGCCATGGATTCTTTTGGAAATAGGGGGAGAACCATTGGACTTATAAATGTTCTTGGTTCAAGCATCGCCTTGAGGTGTGACCATGTAATTCCCGTTCTCTCTGACCTGGAAATCAGTGTGCCTGCAACAAAGACCTTTGTAAATCAGGTAATTGCTCTCCTCTACCTTTCGATAGAAATTGCGAAAAAGAAAGGGCTCTCTTACCCTGAAATAAACTTCGAAGAATTACCGAAGAAACTTAGTGAAACCATAAAAATCGCCGAAACTCATAAAAATGAAGTAATAAAGGCCCTAATTCCTTGGAGAGATTTCTATGTGCTTGGATTTGGATTGACCTATCCCATCGCTCTTGAAGGTGCATTAAAAATAAAAGAAGTGGTTTACATCCATGCGGAGGGTATGTATTCTGCAGAATTCAAACACGGTCCCTTATCCATCGTTGAGGAAGAGTATCCAGTCATCTTTGTCGCTACTCTTAAAGACAAGCATATGATCCTCTCCCACATTAATGAAGTAAAATGCCGTGGGGGTAAAATAATAACCATTGCTCCCGATGATGCAGAATTAAGAAAGGAAAGCCACATATTTGTGCCCATCCCCGACGGAAACGAGTACCTTACTCCAATTCTATCTGTCATACCCTTGCAGATCATTGCGTATCACATGAGCATCCATAAAGGGATAGATCCTGATTTTCCCAAAAATATTTCTAAAACCCTTACCGTGGACTAA
- a CDS encoding translocation/assembly module TamB domain-containing protein yields the protein MLQKIKKIGIVALVVSFLTGATYIVFNLYSKILIQKYLEKSLNERCKISGYHFNIFGNLNFKELKLGDALLVKNFTLKYNPFSLIFLRTISYIHAEEFTIYPYKLKGTGNKKSPSFTTTLTIPVQFEEIRIKKGIIVLDTTKIELNFIYLTGEGTGKPYRIRSYINEIYFEDENFYFYSDILIKNNTILIKDMEIQNNKLGISGTFGAIYLPDSARLKISLIKLQQNSAKELNLLYLINNGKLFLNAREINVQGQTFKDVFAVMDQEFPDSLIIEKVLFKYRENTINGNGVYLIKEGKLSIGALDISLNEAGLTGYITSSLEFEKGKLFGKFSSSNLKYLNSEDFQINCKFSFYDSKLNINLDNITSTNSNLSGKVVFTDNKAKIVANGVLSLSDLLKDLGGIAHFNINYTLGRDYREGYAIFKAKALNYEKTSAKEILLTISSKGQIDSLKIFGKELMASNLQADSTITLLVSDELKHFYITLSAFQNCSSLKGNFFFSNLGGKNFDFQVTNLQFLVGKTDTFEITDPINVVKRYNKVSIDSGKIWVNSSPVLLKANLDLSTKEIDAQFLINTLKINNLAGISSILSGSLYISGTLETPKANAWIQAENLNFREYKDLKLCVFAKIYENGVILDTVSILGPSTDVELNGFFPLTFSLLPFNFKPENQGKYEIEARIRDLPAEKINNFTDKQLILNSLNIYGEVKIYGTYGSQPYLSGFLRSENMSGIYTPIQLEFSKGEIFTELEGDGFKIKRGTALVDHGTVKIYGHGKKLFEKKREIFLTFSGTNVTLYPSYNLFASGDTKIDVLIREDGIIVKGDALIKEATIFQSIRPPKESHSQFPQNLNLLLNLHLEGNTFLVNELADIEIKGNLVYQIMGGKMLLDGTVDVVKGYFLYLDRIFDIQSGYVNFNSSEDLEPEFNLKAFSKVDTFNVYLTLAGTMRNPQITLTSEPPLDELNIIYLLTLGKPYGDTTSSGIEELQELKNRAFTLASTLISQSLRRTLRFQELRLSSSETTENPALLIGFYLNPRFYLWYSHDIFDITKDMFRIRYKVNNNFGIFAERDQEHRLFIGLDYIYEF from the coding sequence GTGCTACAAAAAATTAAGAAAATCGGAATAGTCGCCCTTGTTGTCTCGTTCTTAACTGGGGCGACTTATATCGTTTTTAATTTATACTCGAAAATCCTAATACAAAAGTATCTGGAGAAGTCCTTAAATGAAAGGTGCAAAATAAGTGGTTATCATTTCAACATTTTTGGAAATTTGAATTTTAAAGAGTTAAAACTAGGAGATGCACTTTTAGTAAAGAACTTCACTCTCAAGTACAATCCCTTTTCTCTTATTTTTCTCAGGACTATAAGTTACATCCATGCCGAAGAATTTACAATCTATCCCTACAAGTTAAAAGGAACCGGCAATAAGAAAAGCCCTTCTTTTACCACAACATTAACAATCCCTGTCCAGTTCGAGGAAATAAGGATTAAAAAAGGTATAATCGTTCTGGATACAACAAAAATTGAGCTAAATTTCATTTACCTCACCGGTGAAGGCACAGGCAAACCCTATAGAATAAGAAGCTACATCAACGAAATATACTTTGAGGATGAAAACTTTTATTTTTACAGTGACATACTGATAAAAAACAACACAATCCTGATCAAGGATATGGAAATCCAAAACAACAAACTGGGCATTTCTGGTACCTTCGGAGCAATATATTTACCTGACTCAGCAAGACTAAAGATAAGTCTTATCAAATTACAACAAAACAGTGCAAAAGAACTAAATCTCCTTTATTTAATAAACAACGGCAAACTTTTTTTAAATGCCCGGGAAATTAACGTCCAAGGGCAAACCTTTAAAGATGTTTTTGCTGTAATGGACCAGGAATTCCCTGACTCTTTAATAATTGAAAAAGTCTTATTCAAGTACAGAGAAAATACAATTAACGGAAACGGGGTTTACTTAATCAAGGAAGGCAAGCTCTCAATTGGTGCACTCGATATTTCCCTTAACGAAGCAGGGCTAACGGGGTATATCACTTCAAGCCTAGAGTTTGAAAAAGGTAAACTTTTTGGAAAATTCAGCTCCAGTAATCTAAAGTACCTTAATTCCGAAGATTTTCAAATAAACTGTAAGTTCTCCTTTTATGACAGCAAACTCAACATCAATTTAGACAACATTACATCTACGAACTCCAACTTATCAGGAAAAGTCGTATTTACCGATAACAAGGCAAAAATTGTTGCTAACGGAGTTCTTTCACTGTCCGACCTTTTAAAAGACTTAGGAGGCATTGCCCACTTTAATATAAATTACACGCTTGGAAGAGATTACAGAGAGGGTTATGCTATCTTTAAAGCGAAGGCACTAAATTATGAGAAAACCAGCGCTAAGGAAATTCTCCTTACCATCTCGTCAAAAGGTCAAATAGACAGCTTAAAAATATTCGGCAAAGAATTAATGGCATCAAACTTACAGGCTGACTCAACAATAACTTTGCTTGTTTCCGATGAACTTAAGCACTTTTACATAACTCTCTCTGCTTTCCAAAACTGCTCATCGCTCAAAGGTAATTTTTTCTTTAGCAATTTAGGTGGTAAAAACTTTGACTTTCAAGTCACCAATTTGCAATTCCTTGTAGGAAAAACCGACACGTTTGAGATAACAGATCCCATAAATGTAGTCAAAAGGTATAACAAAGTATCCATTGACAGCGGTAAAATATGGGTAAACTCCTCTCCAGTCTTACTTAAAGCTAATCTTGATTTATCTACGAAAGAAATTGATGCGCAATTTTTGATTAATACACTAAAAATCAACAACTTAGCAGGAATTAGTTCGATATTATCAGGCTCACTCTACATTAGCGGAACCCTCGAAACTCCAAAGGCAAATGCGTGGATTCAGGCAGAAAACTTAAACTTTAGAGAATACAAAGACCTAAAATTATGTGTTTTTGCAAAAATCTACGAAAATGGCGTTATTCTTGATACTGTTTCAATTCTTGGCCCTTCGACGGATGTTGAGCTTAATGGTTTTTTTCCTCTAACTTTTTCCTTACTGCCTTTTAACTTCAAACCAGAGAATCAAGGGAAGTATGAAATCGAAGCAAGAATCCGTGATTTACCAGCTGAAAAAATAAACAACTTTACAGATAAACAACTAATATTGAATTCGCTCAATATATACGGGGAAGTGAAAATTTATGGTACATACGGATCACAGCCATATCTTTCGGGATTTCTAAGGAGCGAGAACATGTCGGGTATTTATACTCCTATACAACTTGAATTTTCCAAAGGTGAGATATTTACCGAACTTGAAGGAGATGGTTTTAAAATCAAGAGAGGAACCGCCCTTGTCGACCATGGAACAGTGAAAATATATGGACATGGTAAAAAGCTATTCGAAAAAAAGAGAGAAATATTCCTCACTTTTTCAGGCACCAACGTTACCCTATATCCATCTTATAACCTCTTTGCCTCAGGTGACACCAAAATTGATGTTTTAATCAGAGAAGATGGTATTATAGTGAAAGGCGATGCACTGATTAAAGAGGCAACAATTTTCCAAAGCATAAGACCACCAAAAGAATCTCACTCCCAATTTCCTCAAAATTTGAATCTCCTCCTCAATTTGCACCTCGAGGGTAATACCTTTTTGGTAAATGAGCTGGCAGATATTGAAATCAAAGGTAATCTTGTTTACCAGATAATGGGTGGTAAAATGCTTTTAGATGGGACTGTTGACGTAGTTAAAGGGTATTTTCTCTACTTAGATCGAATCTTTGATATCCAATCCGGATATGTGAATTTTAACTCTTCAGAAGACTTAGAACCGGAGTTTAATTTAAAAGCTTTCTCAAAGGTTGACACCTTCAATGTTTACCTTACGCTGGCTGGCACTATGAGAAATCCTCAAATTACACTAACTTCTGAACCACCCCTTGATGAGTTAAACATAATCTATCTTTTAACTCTTGGCAAACCATATGGCGACACGACTTCATCAGGGATAGAAGAGCTACAGGAGCTTAAAAATAGGGCTTTCACCCTGGCAAGCACTCTAATATCACAAAGCCTTAGAAGAACATTGAGGTTTCAAGAATTAAGGCTGTCCAGTTCCGAAACCACTGAAAATCCAGCACTTCTCATAGGGTTTTATCTAAATCCTCGCTTCTATCTCTGGTACTCGCACGATATCTTTGATATAACCAAGGACATGTTTAGAATAAGATACAAAGTTAACAATAATTTCGGAATATTTGCAGAGCGAGACCAAGAGCATAGGCTTTTCATAGGTCTTGACTATATTTATGAGTTCTAA
- the rpmB gene encoding 50S ribosomal protein L28, with the protein MAKRCDICGKGPLYGNNVSHANKKSSRRWLPNLRKVEIEVDGYLVKAKVCSKCYKKLRKSE; encoded by the coding sequence ATGGCAAAAAGATGTGATATTTGCGGGAAAGGTCCATTATATGGTAACAACGTTTCTCATGCCAATAAAAAGAGCTCAAGACGCTGGCTTCCAAATTTACGCAAAGTTGAGATAGAAGTAGATGGTTATTTGGTAAAAGCTAAAGTTTGTTCGAAGTGCTACAAAAAATTAAGAAAATCGGAATAG
- a CDS encoding polyribonucleotide nucleotidyltransferase encodes MIFSLEREIAGRTLKIEVGRVANQATSSLLISYGDTVLLVTVVTQESKEKRDFLPLLVEYREQSYAAGKIPGGYLKREGKPTEREILHGRAIDRAIRPRFPKDMMNEIEVIAYLLSYDLENETNFLGIIGASACLHISEIEFDGPIAACRVGRINGEFVLNPTNSQIEQSDFDLLVAGSSGEINMIEFGGKEVPEGVVFQAIEFAIPYLKEIEDFQNELREKIGKSKVPYQRLIISDEFYSGIKDLVYKDIVDAMHISEKKLRNESLDAIRKKAEEYVKNTYPSEDLTNELNQTLYELERKALREMTLNEGKRVDGRGFEEIRPITCEVGILPRTHGSALFKRGETQTLVVTTLGTKEDVQKLSELEPEEEKRFMLHYNFPPFSTGEVKPLRGVSRREIGHGNLAEKALAPLIPSEEEFPYTIRVVSDVLESNGSTSMATVCGGSLSLMDAGVPIKAACAGISTGLIKEGDRYVLLTDIVGAEDHYGDMDFKIAGTSKGITAIQLDLKIRGLPLNIIKETFERARKARLFILDIMNATISKPRDSVSIYAPKVSSITIPTDKIGLVIGPGGRTIKKIIEQTGTKIEIDDTTGRVLISGYSEEGVEGAKEMINEMVQEVELGKVYMGVVKRIAPFGAFVEILPNKEGLLHISEISDSKISKVEDVLKVGDKVLVKVIEIDEAGRFKLSRKRALKGGLQELGAIDTE; translated from the coding sequence ATGATTTTTTCTTTAGAACGTGAAATTGCTGGCCGGACGCTAAAAATTGAAGTAGGTAGAGTTGCAAACCAGGCGACATCTTCCCTATTAATATCTTACGGTGATACAGTACTTCTCGTAACCGTTGTAACCCAGGAGTCAAAGGAGAAAAGGGATTTTCTCCCGCTACTTGTTGAATATAGAGAACAGTCATACGCTGCCGGTAAAATACCCGGTGGTTACCTGAAGAGAGAGGGTAAACCCACAGAGAGAGAAATCCTGCATGGAAGGGCTATTGATAGGGCTATAAGACCGAGATTCCCTAAGGATATGATGAATGAGATAGAAGTCATAGCATATCTTTTGTCTTATGATCTTGAGAATGAAACAAACTTTCTCGGGATAATAGGCGCTTCTGCCTGTTTACACATTTCGGAAATCGAATTTGATGGTCCCATAGCAGCCTGTAGGGTTGGAAGAATAAACGGGGAATTTGTCCTTAATCCGACAAATTCTCAAATTGAGCAAAGTGATTTCGATTTGCTTGTTGCAGGTTCTTCTGGCGAGATTAACATGATTGAATTTGGCGGTAAAGAAGTTCCGGAAGGCGTTGTATTTCAGGCTATTGAATTTGCCATACCATATCTTAAGGAAATAGAGGATTTTCAAAATGAACTTAGAGAAAAAATAGGAAAGTCGAAAGTTCCGTATCAGAGGCTGATAATCTCCGATGAATTTTATTCCGGAATTAAGGATCTCGTGTACAAGGATATCGTTGATGCAATGCACATTAGTGAGAAGAAGTTGCGCAATGAAAGTCTTGATGCTATTAGAAAAAAAGCGGAAGAATATGTCAAAAACACTTATCCATCTGAAGATTTAACCAATGAGTTAAATCAAACACTTTATGAGCTCGAAAGGAAAGCACTTCGCGAGATGACATTGAATGAGGGAAAAAGAGTTGATGGAAGGGGATTTGAGGAAATAAGGCCGATTACCTGTGAAGTTGGGATACTCCCCAGAACACATGGTTCAGCTCTCTTCAAGAGAGGTGAGACGCAGACCCTTGTTGTAACAACGCTAGGGACAAAAGAAGACGTTCAGAAGCTTTCCGAGCTCGAGCCAGAAGAAGAGAAACGTTTTATGCTTCATTATAACTTTCCTCCCTTCTCTACGGGTGAGGTTAAACCTCTAAGAGGGGTTTCAAGGAGAGAAATTGGGCACGGAAATCTCGCAGAAAAGGCACTGGCTCCTCTGATACCTTCTGAGGAAGAATTTCCTTACACAATCAGAGTTGTATCAGATGTTTTGGAGTCAAATGGTTCTACCTCAATGGCTACCGTTTGTGGTGGTTCTTTGTCCCTTATGGATGCCGGAGTACCAATTAAAGCAGCTTGTGCGGGGATATCTACGGGCTTGATTAAAGAGGGTGATCGGTATGTTTTGCTCACGGACATCGTGGGTGCAGAAGATCACTATGGTGATATGGATTTTAAGATTGCAGGTACTTCTAAGGGAATTACTGCTATCCAACTCGATCTTAAGATCAGGGGATTACCGCTGAATATTATAAAAGAGACCTTTGAGAGGGCAAGGAAAGCCAGGCTCTTTATTCTTGATATAATGAATGCAACGATTTCCAAACCGCGGGATAGTGTATCCATTTATGCCCCAAAGGTGTCTTCAATAACAATTCCCACTGACAAAATTGGTCTTGTAATAGGACCTGGAGGAAGGACTATCAAAAAGATCATTGAACAGACTGGCACCAAAATTGAGATTGATGACACTACAGGGAGGGTGCTTATTTCAGGTTACAGTGAAGAAGGTGTTGAAGGTGCTAAGGAAATGATTAATGAAATGGTTCAGGAAGTAGAGCTCGGTAAGGTTTATATGGGGGTTGTGAAGAGAATTGCTCCTTTTGGCGCTTTTGTAGAGATTTTGCCTAATAAAGAAGGCCTTTTACACATTTCAGAAATTTCCGACTCCAAAATTTCAAAGGTTGAAGATGTCTTGAAGGTGGGGGATAAGGTTCTGGTCAAGGTAATCGAAATTGATGAAGCAGGTAGGTTTAAGCTATCGAGAAAAAGGGCCTTGAAAGGCGGTTTGCAGGAACTCGGAGCAATTGACACTGAGTAA
- the miaA gene encoding tRNA (adenosine(37)-N6)-dimethylallyltransferase MiaA — translation MKIICILGPTACGKKEIAKYLLTKFGDRVHFISCDSRKVYRYMDIGTAKPEKPFREFFELIDIKNPDEIYSAGDFARDAEKVATQILNRGKVPVIVGGTPLYYKALFSDFFEEPKKDPEIRQYLLNRLNEEGVEKLYEELKIKDPETAKKLHPKDWLRITRALEIYYNTGMPASEARRKLRKKRIFEPEYIGITQQNAELYRKIEERTKRMFSEGLIEETKKILEMGYDEKLPSLNTIGYKETIKYLKGEFKLEEAISKTIKNTKIYARRQKMFFKNFKNVSWFDITKEINDLFNRLDEEILKRIS, via the coding sequence ATGAAAATAATATGTATACTTGGGCCAACAGCTTGTGGCAAAAAGGAAATTGCTAAATATTTGCTAACAAAATTTGGTGACAGAGTTCACTTCATCTCATGTGATTCAAGAAAAGTTTACAGGTACATGGATATAGGGACCGCAAAACCGGAAAAGCCCTTCAGGGAATTTTTTGAGCTCATAGATATAAAAAACCCCGACGAAATTTACAGCGCAGGTGACTTTGCCAGAGACGCAGAAAAAGTAGCAACGCAGATTTTAAATAGGGGAAAAGTCCCTGTAATCGTAGGAGGTACGCCTCTGTATTACAAAGCACTCTTTTCTGATTTTTTTGAAGAACCTAAGAAGGATCCTGAAATAAGGCAATATTTACTCAATAGACTAAATGAGGAGGGCGTGGAAAAACTATACGAAGAACTAAAGATAAAAGATCCTGAGACTGCAAAAAAACTCCATCCTAAGGATTGGCTGAGGATCACAAGGGCTCTTGAAATCTACTATAACACAGGAATGCCTGCCAGTGAGGCAAGAAGGAAACTTCGCAAAAAAAGGATTTTTGAGCCCGAATATATAGGTATAACACAACAAAACGCTGAACTATACAGGAAAATCGAAGAACGCACGAAAAGAATGTTTTCAGAAGGCCTCATCGAAGAAACTAAAAAAATTCTTGAAATGGGATACGATGAAAAATTACCATCACTCAACACAATAGGCTACAAAGAAACCATCAAATATCTGAAAGGGGAATTTAAATTAGAAGAAGCGATATCTAAAACTATAAAAAATACTAAGATTTACGCCCGCAGGCAAAAAATGTTTTTCAAAAATTTTAAAAATGTTAGCTGGTTCGATATAACAAAGGAAATCAACGACCTGTTTAATAGGCTCGACGAAGAAATTTTAAAAAGGATATCCTAA
- a CDS encoding DegT/DnrJ/EryC1/StrS aminotransferase family protein, with amino-acid sequence MTLSKGFKIPLFETFFDESDIEAVSSTIKTGWVSLGPKTNELERAFESYFGVKYALFVSSGTAALHLAYISAGIGPDSIVVLPSFTYISTLTPLIWMGAKFVFADIESLQKPVISPDTIENVKGRATHAIYVAYAGFMEGIDEVQKYCKEKNLVLVEDASHCHGSIWKGKRAGNFGIVAGMSLYANKSITTGEGGVILTNDENIYKRCKSLRSQGISSTSYERYKGLELDYDIYEIGYTYRATEIQAALGLSQLKKIEWINQRRRELVGLYRKLLEDVPEIIIPFENYQLSGNYIFSVFSKVDRDALRLFLFEHGIQTSIHYKPLHLFSAVQKHYPYRPLPVTEEAYRMQITLPLFPTMKEEWVEYIVKVLKDGIAKYKGNF; translated from the coding sequence TTGACACTGAGTAAGGGATTTAAAATTCCACTTTTTGAAACCTTTTTTGACGAATCTGACATTGAAGCAGTGTCATCAACTATCAAAACTGGTTGGGTATCCCTTGGACCTAAAACCAACGAATTAGAGAGGGCTTTTGAGTCTTATTTTGGAGTTAAATATGCGCTTTTTGTCTCTTCGGGTACAGCTGCCCTTCATCTTGCATATATATCTGCTGGTATAGGGCCTGACAGTATTGTGGTCCTGCCATCATTTACTTACATTTCCACCTTGACACCCCTGATTTGGATGGGTGCAAAGTTTGTTTTTGCGGATATTGAATCTCTTCAAAAGCCTGTTATCTCACCCGATACTATAGAAAATGTCAAAGGTAGAGCAACTCACGCTATTTACGTCGCATACGCTGGCTTTATGGAAGGAATTGATGAAGTTCAAAAGTACTGTAAAGAGAAGAACCTTGTTTTAGTTGAGGACGCATCCCATTGTCACGGGTCGATATGGAAAGGTAAAAGGGCCGGTAATTTTGGCATTGTGGCAGGAATGTCTCTTTATGCCAACAAAAGTATTACAACGGGAGAGGGAGGGGTAATTTTAACGAATGATGAGAATATATACAAGAGATGTAAATCCTTAAGGTCTCAGGGTATTTCGAGCACATCATATGAGCGTTATAAGGGTTTAGAACTGGATTACGATATATACGAAATTGGTTACACCTACCGTGCCACAGAGATTCAAGCTGCCCTTGGTTTATCACAGCTAAAAAAGATTGAATGGATTAATCAAAGGAGAAGAGAATTGGTGGGGCTTTATCGGAAGTTGTTAGAAGATGTTCCTGAAATTATTATACCGTTTGAAAATTACCAACTTTCTGGAAATTATATTTTTTCGGTTTTTTCCAAGGTAGACAGGGATGCTTTGAGACTTTTCCTATTCGAACATGGGATACAGACCAGTATCCATTATAAACCTTTGCATCTTTTTAGTGCTGTTCAGAAGCACTATCCGTATAGGCCGCTTCCCGTTACTGAAGAGGCCTACCGGATGCAGATCACTTTGCCTCTTTTCCCTACCATGAAAGAAGAATGGGTTGAGTATATTGTGAAGGTGCTTAAGGATGGAATTGCTAAGTACAAAGGTAATTTCTAA
- the rpsO gene encoding 30S ribosomal protein S15, producing the protein MTISKEEKEKIIKEWRKHEKDTGSVEIQIALLTKRIADLTEHLKVHRKDVHSRTGLIKLVGKRKRLLNYLRRENFARYAELIDKLGIRG; encoded by the coding sequence ATGACCATTAGCAAGGAAGAGAAGGAAAAAATAATTAAAGAATGGAGAAAGCATGAAAAAGACACGGGTTCTGTGGAGATACAAATTGCTCTATTGACCAAGAGAATTGCAGATCTGACAGAACATCTTAAAGTACATCGTAAGGATGTGCATTCCAGGACTGGTTTAATCAAATTGGTTGGTAAAAGAAAGAGGCTTTTAAATTACCTAAGGAGAGAGAATTTCGCCCGATATGCTGAACTCATTGATAAGCTGGGTATTAGAGGATGA